A part of Streptomyces sp. NBC_01451 genomic DNA contains:
- a CDS encoding DUF3291 domain-containing protein, with product MTSSAPKAAYELAQVNIGRLKAPLDSAPLKPFADGLDPVNAVADASDGFVWRLQGETGDATDTRMFDDEWILVNMSVWRDTNALTAFMYQGQHRELLARRREFFERPAEAVTALWWVPAGHRPTVEEAETRLLHLRAHGPTEYAFTLRTSFPPGPASPVPDQAPESLSRSAS from the coding sequence ATGACGTCATCAGCCCCCAAAGCCGCGTACGAACTCGCCCAGGTCAACATCGGCCGCCTCAAAGCCCCTCTGGACTCAGCCCCGTTGAAGCCGTTCGCGGACGGCCTCGACCCCGTCAACGCCGTCGCGGACGCCTCGGACGGATTCGTCTGGCGGTTGCAGGGCGAGACGGGCGACGCGACCGACACGCGCATGTTCGACGACGAGTGGATCCTGGTGAACATGTCGGTGTGGCGGGACACGAACGCCCTGACGGCGTTCATGTACCAGGGGCAGCACCGGGAGTTGCTGGCGCGCCGCCGGGAGTTCTTCGAGCGGCCGGCAGAGGCGGTCACGGCTCTGTGGTGGGTGCCGGCGGGACACCGGCCGACGGTGGAGGAGGCGGAGACCCGCCTCCTCCATCTGCGTGCGCACGGACCGACGGAGTACGCGTTCACCCTGCGTACGTCGTTCCCGCCGGGCCCCGCGAGCCCGGTACCGGACCAGGCACCGGAGTCGCTCAGCCGATCGGCTTCCTGA